The Puntigrus tetrazona isolate hp1 chromosome 3, ASM1883169v1, whole genome shotgun sequence genome contains a region encoding:
- the pvalb6 gene encoding parvalbumin 6: MAMNSILNPDDIKKALDAFQAADSFDPKRFFEMVGLKAKSAEDVKKAFHVLDADNSGFIEEEELKFVFKHFATNGRDLSDKETKAFLQAADKDGDGKIGAEEFAALVRE; encoded by the exons ATGGCCATGAACAGCATCCTCAACCCTGATGACATCAAGAAAGCCCTGGACGCCTTTCAAG ccGCCGACTCATTTGACCCCAAGAGGTTTTTTGAGATGGTCGGACTAAAGGCAAAGTCGGCTGAAGATGTGAAGAAGGCCTTCCACGTCCTGGATGCAGACAACAGCGGCTTTATAGAGGAGGAGGAACTAAA gtTTGTTTTCAAGCATTTCGCTACAAACGGGAGAGACCTGAGCGATAAGGAGACCAAAGCATTCCTGCAGGCTGCGGACAAAGATGGAGATGGAAAGATTGGAGCAGAAG AGTTTGCTGCTCTGGTTCGTGAATAA